One window of the Geitlerinema sp. PCC 9228 genome contains the following:
- a CDS encoding peptidoglycan-binding protein, with translation MDTLAFALTHSYCAYEDNHPATAPYLRCLPQLLPSSGWLHCTALLVAVAIAHIPTSSLAIVRSGDTGEPVQNIQSTLIENGYQAGEIDGMFGPQTRAAVRDFQQDNQLLADGRVGPETAAVMGLANANDANSPYAINQTPPSNTNQTTNLQVTTKSRPLNVRSGPGTEYSVVGTLSQGSVIEGTNNRRGNWQQLANGNWVSQRWVTAVNQQPDTTNTPATRNWRVNTNGSPLNVRNRPSLNAPVINTLANGTVVSGQEQNGWIALSNGGWIAARWTTASNTYPTTPDNTIQVNTNGTRLNVRSGPGINYPIVGSLSPNATARSNGVRTGNWTQLDSGNWVASQWIRQ, from the coding sequence ATGGATACACTCGCATTTGCCTTAACCCATTCCTACTGCGCCTACGAGGACAACCATCCCGCAACCGCCCCATACCTGCGGTGCCTCCCACAGCTGTTACCCAGTTCCGGCTGGCTTCATTGTACAGCACTGCTTGTAGCCGTAGCGATCGCGCATATCCCCACCTCCAGCCTTGCCATCGTCCGCAGCGGCGACACGGGAGAACCCGTGCAAAACATCCAATCCACCCTCATCGAAAACGGCTACCAAGCCGGCGAAATAGATGGCATGTTCGGACCGCAAACCCGCGCTGCCGTCAGAGATTTCCAACAAGACAACCAACTGCTAGCCGACGGTCGGGTAGGACCGGAAACCGCAGCTGTCATGGGCCTAGCCAACGCCAATGACGCTAACAGTCCCTACGCCATCAACCAAACCCCACCATCCAACACCAACCAAACCACCAACCTGCAAGTCACCACCAAAAGCCGTCCCCTCAACGTTCGTTCCGGTCCTGGCACCGAATATTCAGTTGTTGGCACCTTATCCCAAGGCAGCGTCATAGAAGGCACCAACAACCGCAGGGGCAACTGGCAGCAACTCGCAAACGGCAATTGGGTATCCCAACGTTGGGTCACCGCCGTCAACCAACAGCCAGACACCACCAACACCCCAGCCACCAGGAATTGGCGCGTCAACACCAACGGCAGTCCCCTCAACGTCCGTAACCGTCCCAGCCTCAACGCCCCGGTTATCAATACCCTAGCCAACGGTACCGTGGTTTCCGGGCAAGAACAAAACGGCTGGATTGCCCTGTCGAACGGTGGATGGATTGCCGCTCGTTGGACCACTGCCAGCAACACCTACCCCACCACCCCTGACAACACCATCCAAGTCAATACCAATGGCACTCGCCTGAACGTACGTTCAGGTCCTGGTATAAACTATCCGATTGTCGGCAGCTTGTCCCCAAATGCCACCGCTCGTTCCAATGGAGTGCGTACTGGCAATTGGACACAGCTCGACAGTGGAAATTGGGTGGCTAGCCAATGGATTCGCCAGTAG
- a CDS encoding ABC transporter substrate-binding protein, with the protein MSPNRDRVLPKPASILTIVAVLGLVSACTNEAPSQQATAANCANPVAYDPNRDYFPEKIELQYADGFQVEYHQHYKVVTVKQPWADADRSFQYVLVQCGTPIPAGYEQAQVISVPAETVVALSTTHLPHLKKLGVLDRLLAVSNFRHVNTPEVRQKIDAGTIKEVGRNAQVDVEQLLTLDPDLVMTFSLGDPQMDSHNQLMKAGLPVVLNAEYLSNSPLARAEWLKFTALFFNREKIANRTFSSIAREYKQLAAVAKESDQKPQVLVGHSWKGTWHVPGGNSYMAQYLQDAGASYPWSDTDATSSIPLELETVYERAVDANIWLNGAQSWFSTEDVLADDERYAQFQAFQNGRVYVNNARLNEYGGNDYWESGISNPDVVLADLIKILHPELLPEHELVYYQKIELQSP; encoded by the coding sequence ATGAGTCCGAACCGCGATCGCGTTTTGCCCAAACCAGCAAGCATCCTAACCATTGTGGCGGTTTTGGGATTGGTATCGGCTTGTACGAACGAAGCCCCTTCCCAACAAGCAACCGCTGCCAATTGTGCCAATCCAGTCGCCTACGACCCCAACCGAGATTACTTTCCCGAAAAGATCGAGTTACAATATGCCGATGGTTTTCAAGTTGAATACCACCAACATTACAAAGTGGTCACGGTAAAACAACCTTGGGCTGATGCCGATCGCAGCTTTCAATATGTTTTGGTACAATGCGGTACTCCCATTCCTGCAGGATACGAACAAGCACAAGTCATTTCCGTACCTGCCGAAACTGTCGTTGCCCTTTCCACCACCCATTTGCCCCACTTAAAAAAGCTCGGCGTTCTCGATCGCTTGCTGGCGGTCAGCAATTTCCGGCATGTTAACACCCCAGAAGTGCGCCAAAAAATTGATGCGGGCACTATCAAAGAAGTAGGTCGCAACGCTCAAGTGGATGTGGAACAGTTGCTCACCCTCGATCCAGATTTGGTCATGACTTTTAGCTTGGGTGACCCACAAATGGATAGCCACAACCAACTTATGAAAGCCGGTCTCCCTGTCGTTCTCAATGCCGAATACCTCAGCAATTCCCCCCTTGCCAGAGCGGAGTGGTTAAAATTCACTGCCTTATTTTTCAACCGAGAAAAAATTGCCAATCGGACCTTTTCTAGCATTGCCCGCGAGTACAAACAGCTAGCCGCCGTTGCCAAGGAAAGCGACCAAAAACCGCAAGTACTGGTGGGTCACAGTTGGAAAGGGACTTGGCACGTTCCTGGGGGCAACAGCTACATGGCTCAGTATTTGCAAGATGCCGGTGCCAGCTATCCCTGGTCCGATACGGATGCCACCAGCAGCATTCCACTAGAGCTAGAAACGGTTTACGAACGGGCTGTAGATGCTAATATTTGGCTCAATGGGGCTCAAAGTTGGTTTTCTACCGAAGATGTTCTGGCAGATGACGAACGCTACGCGCAGTTTCAAGCGTTTCAAAACGGACGCGTTTATGTCAACAATGCCCGTTTGAACGAATACGGCGGCAATGATTATTGGGAAAGTGGCATTTCCAATCCCGATGTGGTCCTGGCGGATTTGATCAAAATCTTACATCCAGAACTTCTACCGGAGCACGAGCTGGTGTACTATCAGAAAATTGAGTTGCAATCGCCATAG
- a CDS encoding metallophosphoesterase — protein sequence MTVTIAQLTDTHLLPQRDRFLRGIAPWYSLQAVLQPAAATQPDLLLLTGDLADSGEAAAYQHLRDLLVPHHIPVAWVGGNHDDLQVATEVLSSPPIRAEKAISLGSWRLLLVNSILPTAEWGEGYIFAGELAWLQRELQTHPHQPTAVAVHHHPLPMGIDWLDRIALQNAHEFLTLLANHPQVRWVTCGHVHMSSDCSYQDFHCYTTPSTFMQVFDETKHTDPESQMPGFRLFSLYSDGGYATEIHRVELPAEAEFAPTTP from the coding sequence TTGACTGTTACCATCGCTCAGCTTACCGATACCCATTTGCTTCCCCAGCGCGATCGCTTTTTGCGGGGAATTGCCCCCTGGTACTCCCTGCAAGCGGTTCTGCAACCAGCTGCAGCCACTCAACCCGATTTATTGCTGCTCACAGGCGATTTGGCCGATAGCGGCGAGGCGGCAGCCTACCAGCATTTGCGGGATTTGCTGGTCCCGCACCACATTCCCGTAGCTTGGGTAGGTGGCAATCACGACGATTTGCAAGTGGCAACTGAGGTGTTGTCTTCGCCGCCGATTCGTGCCGAAAAAGCTATTTCCCTGGGGAGTTGGCGGCTGTTGCTGGTCAACTCCATCTTACCGACAGCGGAATGGGGAGAAGGATATATTTTTGCAGGGGAGCTGGCTTGGTTGCAACGGGAATTGCAAACCCATCCCCACCAGCCTACTGCGGTTGCAGTGCACCACCATCCTCTCCCCATGGGCATCGATTGGTTGGACCGGATTGCCCTGCAAAATGCCCATGAGTTTCTCACCCTTTTAGCGAACCATCCACAAGTGCGTTGGGTAACTTGCGGTCACGTGCATATGAGCAGCGATTGTTCTTACCAAGATTTTCATTGCTATACCACCCCTTCTACATTTATGCAAGTGTTTGACGAAACCAAACATACCGACCCAGAAAGTCAAATGCCGGGATTCCGCCTGTTTTCCTTGTATAGCGACGGTGGGTACGCCACGGAAATACATCGGGTCGAATTGCCCGCAGAAGCAGAATTTGCCCCCACTACCCCATGA
- a CDS encoding iron ABC transporter permease, with the protein MKLVRRFRLVSRWSIPILLLVLLVAMGWNLTIGSADIPPAAIARILLGQDTESASWQTIVFQFRLPETLTATLAGASLAVSGLQMQTLFRNPLAGPFVLGINAGASLGVALVVLLAGRTASQWGWLGNLGSVVAASVGASLVLSLAIAVAQWIRSSTTLLLLGLMFGYITNAAVTILLHFSPTEQVQAYLTWTFGSFGGVSWLQMRVFLPVVLVSLLGAHLLSKILNLLLLGEQRAQGLGVSVKVARFWVVANASLLAGVTTAFCGPIAFLGIAVPHLSRAWLQTLDRRVLLPATALLGGILALVASAIASLPGSQTILPLNSVTALIGAPVVVWTIISQRRGKGEF; encoded by the coding sequence ATGAAACTGGTGCGGCGTTTTCGGTTGGTTTCGCGCTGGTCTATTCCGATTTTGCTGCTGGTGTTGCTGGTGGCTATGGGGTGGAATTTGACCATTGGTTCGGCAGATATCCCTCCAGCAGCGATCGCGCGGATTTTGCTCGGCCAAGATACCGAATCGGCCAGCTGGCAAACCATTGTGTTCCAATTTCGCCTTCCCGAAACCCTTACCGCCACCCTAGCCGGTGCTTCTCTAGCGGTGAGTGGCTTGCAAATGCAGACCTTGTTTCGCAATCCCCTAGCCGGTCCGTTTGTGTTGGGTATCAACGCCGGTGCCAGTTTGGGGGTGGCGTTGGTGGTGTTGCTTGCTGGTCGTACCGCCAGTCAGTGGGGATGGCTGGGGAATTTGGGTTCCGTGGTTGCTGCCAGTGTGGGGGCGTCGCTGGTGTTGAGTTTGGCGATCGCGGTGGCGCAGTGGATTCGCAGCAGTACCACCTTGTTGCTGTTGGGATTGATGTTTGGGTACATCACCAACGCAGCGGTCACCATTTTGCTGCATTTCAGTCCCACCGAACAGGTACAAGCTTATCTCACTTGGACCTTTGGGAGTTTTGGTGGTGTTAGTTGGCTGCAAATGCGCGTCTTCTTGCCGGTGGTTTTGGTGAGTTTGTTGGGGGCACACTTGCTGTCGAAAATTTTAAATTTGTTGCTGTTGGGAGAGCAGCGCGCCCAGGGGTTGGGGGTTTCGGTGAAGGTCGCCCGTTTTTGGGTGGTGGCCAATGCTTCTTTGCTGGCTGGGGTGACAACAGCCTTTTGCGGTCCCATTGCTTTTTTGGGAATTGCCGTTCCTCACCTCAGTCGGGCGTGGCTGCAAACCTTGGACCGGCGGGTGTTGCTCCCGGCAACGGCTCTGTTGGGAGGGATTTTGGCGCTGGTGGCCAGTGCGATCGCCTCTCTACCAGGAAGCCAGACAATTTTACCCCTCAACTCGGTAACGGCTCTTATCGGTGCGCCAGTGGTGGTTTGGACTATTATCAGCCAGCGCCGCGGCAAGGGCGAGTTTTAA
- a CDS encoding diguanylate cyclase has product MKEAINDREIVNNMSPVSGETWYSAYVMPLLRFYKGLHPRRIAVLLAMGATVLGVSAVAFTSYRMVRGLFLHNFKENTRLQVKQGVTQINDWFAAHQVQLEAIANSPTLRTMDIGKIQPYLQDETTRLKNFYSLAFIAANDRSYTTNGEINLDQLRDRDYFQKAMAGKLAMGKPHFNRDRYSVTASLAVPVWPNSPNQSSRQPMGVLVGEVSLNEIAYIVSTLHYGNGSYSLAIDSTGQPLIYSRYATKVATSAATNEPNPTLPSNVVRKPTPELLQISDKIAKQSAIEETIPMALGSDAVYVSRWSIDNRSWSVVLVVPKQHMQTQLEPLNLLATVMSVLLGLTAIVAQSQWSLLESFSGRAQQEALLNRLTGKIRASLELEEILPTTVEEVGKLLGLERAAFGWYDPIAQVLDIKWEYKQPDLRSQVGRFSFQPLSAFSEKLDQGEAVVHQTRLSINLPLVSPADGVSVSNSQWQNASELPSSQSPPDYDQPMSLPLDNSRYMTVPVRTQGEPVGYLICTHVNRWLWRTEDRELLQSIADQLAIAIQQATLYQQLEDANQELHRLASIDSLTQVFNRRSFDERINQELWRLVREKAPLSLILIDIDRFKAYNDTYGHPTGDTCLQKVAQAINKAVQRPADLVARYGGEEFGVLLPHTDAEGAVVVAERVRSEVRHLQIEHVKSPIDQRLTVSIGVATIIPKLESTAESLIQQADWALYEAKNAGRDRVQTYHDASQKQSDNHHDPNSRGTTGCTPSSPKTSSGSDSQPN; this is encoded by the coding sequence ATGAAAGAAGCTATTAACGACCGGGAAATTGTTAACAATATGTCACCTGTTTCTGGGGAAACTTGGTATTCAGCATACGTAATGCCATTGCTACGTTTTTATAAAGGGTTGCATCCCCGTCGTATTGCCGTGTTGCTCGCCATGGGAGCGACGGTTCTCGGTGTGAGTGCTGTTGCTTTTACCAGCTATCGCATGGTGCGGGGACTTTTTTTGCATAATTTTAAGGAAAATACGCGCTTGCAGGTAAAGCAGGGAGTAACGCAAATCAATGACTGGTTTGCCGCTCACCAAGTCCAATTGGAAGCGATCGCGAATTCTCCTACCTTACGCACCATGGACATCGGGAAAATTCAACCGTACTTACAAGATGAAACGACTCGCTTGAAGAATTTTTATTCCCTTGCGTTTATTGCTGCCAACGATCGCTCCTATACCACCAACGGAGAAATCAACTTAGACCAACTGCGCGATCGCGATTATTTCCAAAAAGCCATGGCTGGAAAGCTAGCGATGGGCAAACCCCACTTCAACCGCGATCGCTATTCCGTCACTGCCAGCCTCGCGGTTCCCGTATGGCCGAACTCACCAAATCAATCCAGCAGACAACCAATGGGAGTTTTAGTGGGTGAAGTATCCCTCAACGAAATTGCCTACATCGTCAGCACTCTCCACTACGGCAACGGCAGCTATTCCCTAGCCATCGATAGCACCGGGCAACCCCTGATTTACTCCCGCTACGCCACCAAAGTAGCCACCTCCGCAGCCACCAACGAACCCAACCCCACCCTTCCCTCCAATGTCGTCCGCAAGCCTACCCCCGAACTGCTGCAAATTTCCGACAAAATTGCCAAGCAATCAGCGATCGAGGAAACCATCCCCATGGCTTTGGGCAGCGATGCGGTTTACGTTAGCCGCTGGTCCATCGACAACCGCAGCTGGTCGGTGGTTTTGGTGGTTCCCAAACAGCACATGCAAACCCAACTAGAACCGCTCAATTTGCTGGCGACAGTGATGAGCGTTTTGCTGGGATTGACCGCCATCGTTGCCCAAAGCCAGTGGTCGTTGCTAGAAAGTTTTTCCGGACGCGCCCAGCAGGAAGCATTGTTAAACCGCCTCACCGGCAAGATTCGCGCTTCTTTAGAACTGGAAGAAATTTTGCCTACCACCGTAGAAGAAGTGGGCAAGTTGCTAGGGTTGGAACGGGCAGCTTTTGGTTGGTACGACCCCATTGCCCAGGTTTTGGATATTAAATGGGAATACAAACAACCCGACTTGCGATCGCAGGTGGGGCGTTTTTCTTTTCAACCCCTATCTGCCTTTTCGGAAAAACTGGACCAAGGAGAAGCGGTGGTCCACCAAACCCGCCTGTCCATTAATTTACCTTTGGTCAGCCCCGCCGATGGCGTTAGCGTTAGCAACTCCCAATGGCAAAACGCTTCCGAGTTGCCCTCCAGCCAGTCGCCGCCGGACTACGACCAACCCATGTCGCTGCCTTTGGACAATTCCCGGTACATGACTGTTCCCGTACGCACTCAGGGGGAACCGGTGGGCTATTTAATTTGCACCCACGTCAACCGCTGGCTGTGGCGTACCGAAGACCGGGAACTGCTGCAATCGATTGCCGACCAACTGGCGATCGCAATTCAACAAGCCACCCTCTACCAACAATTAGAAGACGCCAACCAGGAACTACACCGGCTGGCATCCATCGATTCTCTAACCCAAGTGTTCAACCGCCGCAGCTTCGACGAGCGCATCAATCAGGAACTGTGGCGGCTGGTGCGGGAAAAAGCCCCTCTATCGCTCATTTTAATTGATATCGACCGATTCAAAGCCTACAACGATACCTACGGCCATCCCACCGGCGATACCTGCTTGCAAAAAGTCGCCCAAGCCATTAACAAAGCAGTTCAACGTCCTGCGGATTTGGTGGCACGTTACGGCGGTGAAGAGTTTGGGGTTCTATTGCCCCATACAGACGCTGAAGGGGCCGTGGTGGTAGCGGAACGCGTTCGTTCGGAAGTGCGGCATTTGCAAATCGAGCATGTTAAATCCCCCATCGACCAACGCCTAACTGTTAGCATCGGCGTCGCCACCATCATTCCCAAATTGGAATCGACCGCCGAATCCCTCATCCAGCAAGCAGATTGGGCGTTGTACGAGGCTAAAAACGCCGGACGCGATCGCGTGCAAACCTACCACGACGCCTCCCAAAAGCAGTCAGACAACCACCACGATCCCAACAGTAGGGGCACAACGGGTTGCACCCCTTCCTCCCCCAAAACCTCTTCGGGTTCTGATTCCCAGCCAAATTAA
- a CDS encoding VOC family protein, whose translation MAAQFKHVMLMVPDVEAAAKFYSEGLGLEVKTTSSAWAELDADGTTIALHAAREQSQPSNSPILSFRVDDIYAAIQTLESQGAYVEGDVREPSFGKVAAVRTPDGHLVSLLQPAAVSASS comes from the coding sequence ATGGCCGCTCAATTCAAACACGTTATGCTTATGGTTCCCGATGTGGAAGCCGCAGCTAAATTTTATAGCGAAGGATTGGGGCTGGAAGTCAAAACCACCAGCTCGGCATGGGCGGAATTAGATGCCGATGGGACCACAATCGCCTTGCATGCCGCGCGGGAACAATCTCAACCAAGCAATTCTCCTATTCTCAGTTTCCGCGTCGATGATATTTATGCGGCCATCCAAACCTTAGAATCCCAAGGTGCCTATGTAGAGGGAGATGTACGGGAACCTTCTTTTGGGAAAGTGGCTGCCGTACGTACCCCAGATGGGCATTTGGTGAGCCTCCTACAACCAGCTGCGGTAAGTGCTTCTTCTTAG
- a CDS encoding transposase — protein sequence MWCQWYHQVKLFAGQNDWFNSVEGIESRFGQGHDNKYGQATIDQTPENSVGMMDRGFASKERIRQLQQKRSVFCFNNKQKLNFRNSRRQPFFIRGSQQCRNEDRISFSNQPTNRGSNK from the coding sequence ATGTGGTGTCAATGGTACCACCAAGTGAAACTTTTTGCCGGACAGAATGACTGGTTTAACTCCGTAGAGGGAATTGAGAGTCGTTTTGGACAAGGACATGATAATAAGTATGGACAAGCCACGATTGACCAAACGCCTGAAAACAGCGTCGGTATGATGGATCGAGGTTTTGCATCTAAAGAAAGAATTCGTCAATTACAACAAAAAAGATCGGTATTTTGTTTTAACAACAAACAAAAACTTAACTTTAGAAATTCTAGGAGACAGCCATTTTTTATTAGGGGATCGCAACAATGTAGAAACGAGGACAGAATTTCGTTTAGCAACCAACCTACCAATCGAGGAAGTAACAAATGA
- the hoxE gene encoding bidirectional hydrogenase complex protein HoxE encodes MESVQNSQKNTQANRNSHAAHPSGDKRFKILDVTIKRNHHRQDALIEVLHKAQEVFGCLETDVLLYVARELKLPASQVYGVATFYHLFTLKPSGTHTCVVCSGTACHVKGGGDIIKALEKHLGIEIGETTADGEISLMTARCLGACGIAPAVVFDGKVAGKQTPESVLERIDQWRQSKPSSE; translated from the coding sequence ATGGAATCTGTTCAAAATTCCCAAAAAAACACCCAAGCCAATCGCAACAGTCATGCTGCCCATCCCAGCGGTGACAAGCGCTTCAAAATCCTCGATGTCACCATCAAGCGCAACCACCACCGCCAAGATGCTCTCATTGAAGTCCTCCACAAAGCCCAAGAAGTCTTCGGCTGTTTGGAAACCGACGTCCTGCTCTATGTTGCCCGGGAACTCAAACTTCCCGCCAGCCAAGTATACGGCGTAGCCACCTTCTACCACCTGTTCACCCTCAAACCCAGCGGTACCCATACCTGCGTTGTTTGTAGCGGTACTGCCTGCCACGTCAAGGGCGGCGGTGACATCATCAAAGCCCTAGAAAAACATCTAGGCATCGAAATTGGCGAAACCACCGCAGACGGAGAAATTTCCTTGATGACCGCCCGTTGCTTAGGAGCTTGTGGCATTGCGCCGGCAGTAGTCTTTGACGGCAAAGTCGCCGGCAAACAAACCCCCGAATCGGTGCTAGAACGCATCGACCAATGGCGTCAATCGAAACCAAGCAGCGAATAG
- the nuoF gene encoding NADH-quinone oxidoreductase subunit NuoF, with translation MELSELLEIGQQERTRQKPIRVHCCTSTGCQAANSLGVKKKLETAVNRNGLSDRVEVVGVGCMGCCGRGPLVQIDPENLVYEEVTPEQAPSIISGLKDSSVVEAQPGDPEHPFFTKQFKIVRETSGKIDPERIEDYIAAGGYQGLHRAIGEFTPSEIVNEVSKSGLRGRGGAGFPTGLKWATVAKAPGDRKFVICNADEGDPGAFMDRSVLESDPHRVLEGMAIAAYAVGASEGFIYVRAEYPLAIERLQKAIKQAKKYGILGTHIFESQFDFKINIRIGAGAFVCGEETALMHSIEGKRGNPTPRPPYPAQSGLWGYSTLINNVETFCNIPAIVTNGGDWYASIGTEDSKGTKVFALTGKIRNNGLIEVPMGITLREIVEEMGGGVPGGEVKAVQTGGPSGGCIPASLLDTPVSYDSLAQVGSIMGSGGMVVMDNQTSMLEVAKFYMEFCRSESCGKCIPCRSGTVQMYHLLNKISDGEATEADLEKLEQLCEMVKHTSLCGLGQTAPNPVISTLRYFRHEYSELLQPETINV, from the coding sequence ATGGAACTATCGGAACTATTAGAAATCGGCCAACAAGAACGCACGCGTCAAAAACCCATCCGGGTTCACTGCTGTACCTCCACCGGCTGTCAAGCTGCCAACTCCCTAGGCGTCAAGAAAAAACTGGAAACCGCCGTTAACCGGAACGGATTGAGCGATCGCGTGGAAGTCGTCGGCGTCGGTTGCATGGGATGCTGCGGTCGCGGACCCCTAGTGCAAATCGATCCAGAAAACCTGGTCTACGAAGAAGTCACCCCCGAACAGGCACCCAGCATCATCAGCGGTCTCAAAGACAGTAGCGTCGTCGAAGCACAACCAGGAGATCCGGAACATCCCTTCTTCACCAAACAATTCAAAATCGTCCGGGAAACCAGCGGCAAAATCGATCCAGAACGCATCGAAGACTATATCGCCGCCGGTGGCTACCAAGGATTACACCGAGCCATCGGTGAATTTACCCCCAGCGAAATCGTCAACGAAGTATCCAAAAGTGGCTTGCGCGGTCGCGGCGGTGCTGGATTTCCCACCGGATTGAAATGGGCCACCGTTGCCAAAGCCCCAGGCGATCGCAAATTCGTCATCTGCAACGCCGACGAAGGCGATCCCGGTGCCTTCATGGACCGTTCTGTCTTAGAAAGCGATCCCCACCGGGTCTTAGAAGGGATGGCCATTGCCGCCTACGCCGTGGGGGCCAGCGAAGGCTTTATTTACGTCCGTGCCGAATATCCCCTTGCCATCGAACGCCTGCAAAAAGCCATCAAACAAGCCAAAAAATACGGCATTCTGGGCACCCACATCTTCGAATCCCAATTCGACTTCAAAATCAACATTCGCATCGGTGCTGGTGCCTTCGTGTGCGGCGAAGAAACCGCCCTCATGCACTCCATCGAAGGCAAACGGGGCAACCCCACCCCCAGACCCCCCTATCCCGCCCAATCCGGTTTATGGGGGTACTCCACCCTCATCAACAACGTAGAAACCTTCTGCAACATCCCCGCCATCGTTACCAACGGCGGCGATTGGTATGCCAGCATTGGCACCGAAGACAGCAAAGGCACCAAAGTCTTCGCCCTCACCGGCAAAATCCGCAACAACGGTCTCATTGAAGTGCCCATGGGCATCACCCTGCGGGAAATCGTCGAAGAAATGGGCGGCGGCGTTCCCGGTGGCGAAGTCAAAGCCGTACAAACCGGTGGTCCTTCCGGTGGTTGCATCCCCGCTTCCCTACTCGATACCCCCGTCAGCTACGACTCCCTCGCCCAAGTCGGATCCATCATGGGGTCTGGCGGCATGGTGGTCATGGACAACCAAACCAGCATGTTGGAAGTGGCGAAATTCTACATGGAATTCTGCCGCAGCGAATCCTGCGGCAAGTGCATTCCCTGCCGTTCCGGTACCGTGCAAATGTACCACCTACTCAACAAAATTTCCGACGGGGAAGCCACCGAAGCCGATTTGGAAAAATTGGAACAACTATGCGAGATGGTGAAACACACCAGCCTGTGCGGGTTGGGTCAAACAGCCCCCAATCCCGTCATTAGTACCCTGCGCTATTTCCGCCACGAATATTCAGAACTGTTGCAACCAGAAACCATTAACGTCTGA